A single Dehalococcoidia bacterium DNA region contains:
- a CDS encoding transglycosylase SLT domain-containing protein, protein MSGVEGWTWRGERVPAAWLLSRYRVRIDDRPGPWRVVALREVHGRPLLRARFVGEAPSGVLWRSVGGLAIESPVDGGQAELPVNSGSAYDPAHGPGPWSVEPVGGGQAVHGLGLALGLADGPPAEADNRYQTLEVTWRRADAPSSSGAPAAGVLLLGWELPNRPAVHPEEWRRFDALGATIAKIRPYHVLDPADGERTLDGLVRRGVRVAIRPDADGDFERDWAATVQRLSAAAKRLLAAGAPPPVVLIPDSEPNLHGRPVPSCYFERLELARSALAVLFGERARLVSPPFAAAQGEEGWHAAGRPVISRFDAIGVHAYGQGDLSVALRFLAFDYGKPFFVAEAGDSSDGISAEERVARTARLLRRLAATGRVEACCLFILGTADPRWEPFVLPAEGLAPLREAVRGEWKEETVIPEEIRAQIARLCERYGVDPYIIAAMCWIESGFRPDAVGDDGHSVGLLQLHDEGLGFGMSVEERKNPERNLEVGIRAHRAYRDEFGSVEAAIAAHNAGGPALRRVKGDWQALFGGRVAERYVRPVLAKAAEYRAANLFPPSPVRVQLDAIWGVSEALLGEGRNAQAWQLRAAVIALKDELGLT, encoded by the coding sequence ATGAGCGGGGTCGAGGGCTGGACCTGGCGCGGCGAGCGGGTTCCCGCCGCATGGCTGCTCTCGCGCTATCGGGTGCGGATCGACGACCGGCCCGGCCCATGGCGCGTCGTGGCGCTGCGCGAGGTCCACGGCCGGCCGCTGCTGCGGGCGCGGTTTGTCGGCGAGGCGCCGAGCGGTGTCCTCTGGCGGTCGGTCGGCGGGCTGGCGATCGAATCGCCGGTCGACGGCGGGCAAGCGGAGCTGCCGGTGAACAGCGGAAGCGCCTATGACCCGGCGCACGGGCCGGGACCGTGGTCGGTCGAGCCGGTCGGCGGAGGACAGGCTGTGCACGGCTTGGGGCTGGCGCTCGGCCTAGCAGACGGCCCGCCGGCGGAGGCGGACAATCGCTACCAGACGCTCGAGGTCACATGGCGGCGCGCTGATGCGCCCTCGTCGTCTGGAGCGCCGGCAGCGGGAGTGCTGCTGCTCGGCTGGGAGCTGCCGAACCGGCCGGCGGTGCATCCCGAGGAGTGGCGACGCTTCGACGCCCTCGGGGCGACGATCGCCAAAATCCGGCCGTATCACGTTCTCGACCCGGCCGATGGAGAACGGACGCTTGACGGGCTGGTCCGGCGCGGCGTGCGGGTAGCGATCCGGCCGGACGCGGATGGCGACTTCGAACGCGACTGGGCGGCGACGGTCCAGCGCCTGAGCGCGGCGGCGAAGCGGCTGCTCGCGGCGGGCGCGCCGCCGCCGGTTGTCCTCATCCCCGATAGCGAGCCGAACCTCCACGGGCGGCCGGTCCCGTCCTGCTACTTCGAGCGGCTAGAGCTGGCGCGGTCGGCGCTGGCAGTGCTCTTTGGCGAACGGGCGCGGCTCGTTTCGCCCCCGTTCGCGGCTGCCCAAGGGGAAGAGGGATGGCACGCTGCCGGTCGGCCGGTGATCAGCCGCTTCGACGCGATTGGGGTCCACGCCTATGGCCAAGGCGACCTCAGCGTGGCGCTGCGCTTCTTGGCGTTTGACTACGGCAAGCCGTTCTTTGTCGCCGAGGCGGGCGACAGCAGCGACGGGATCAGCGCGGAGGAGCGGGTCGCTCGGACGGCGCGGCTGCTCCGCCGCCTTGCCGCCACGGGACGGGTCGAGGCGTGCTGCCTGTTCATTCTCGGGACGGCCGACCCGCGCTGGGAGCCGTTTGTGCTGCCGGCGGAGGGGCTTGCGCCGCTGCGCGAGGCGGTACGCGGGGAGTGGAAGGAGGAGACGGTGATCCCGGAGGAGATCCGCGCCCAGATCGCGCGGCTGTGCGAGCGCTACGGCGTCGACCCGTACATCATCGCGGCGATGTGCTGGATCGAGAGCGGCTTTCGTCCGGACGCGGTGGGCGACGACGGGCATTCGGTGGGGCTGCTCCAACTGCACGATGAGGGGCTTGGCTTCGGGATGTCGGTTGAGGAGCGGAAGAACCCGGAGCGCAATCTGGAGGTAGGTATCCGCGCCCATCGCGCCTACCGCGATGAATTCGGCTCGGTGGAAGCGGCGATTGCGGCGCACAACGCCGGCGGTCCGGCGCTTCGCCGCGTCAAAGGGGATTGGCAGGCGCTCTTCGGCGGCCGGGTGGCGGAGCGCTATGTCCGGCCGGTGCTCGCAAAGGCGGCGGAGTATCGGGCGGCGAATCTCTTTCCGCCCAGCCCTGTGCGGGTCCAACTGGATGCAATTTGGGGCGTGTCGGAGGCACTGCTCGGCGAGGGCCGGAACGCGCAGGCCTGGCAGCTGCGAGCAGCGGTGATCGCGCTGAAGGACGAGCTGGGCCTGACGTGA
- a CDS encoding phage major capsid protein — translation MALTLAEAAKLSNDTLRAGVIETVVKESPVLARLPFITVLGNGLTYNRENALPSADFYDVGDTWSEGTPTFTQLTATLKILGGDADVDNFLAKTRSNLQDLLVTVIEQKAKAVAHAFEDTFLYGDSTVNSKQFDGLHKLTPAAQQIHQGTGTTPAALSLANMDALLDLIRPGKPDLILMSRRTRRLISQYARAANSPFVVSYSAFGESIASYNGVPIFVSDFLTDTEAITGGSYSAKTGGASSSVFALKFGEDALAGLEGSDGIVVEDIGHLESKDARRFRVKWYCAVAAFSTLCLAKIDGISGAAVVA, via the coding sequence ATGGCGCTGACGCTTGCCGAAGCGGCAAAGCTTTCGAACGATACGCTGCGCGCCGGGGTGATCGAGACGGTGGTGAAAGAGAGCCCGGTGCTGGCGCGGCTGCCGTTCATCACGGTGCTCGGCAACGGGCTGACCTACAACCGCGAGAACGCCCTGCCGTCGGCGGACTTCTATGACGTGGGCGACACGTGGAGCGAGGGGACGCCGACCTTCACCCAGCTGACGGCGACGCTGAAGATCCTCGGCGGCGACGCCGATGTCGACAACTTTCTCGCCAAGACGCGGAGCAACCTCCAGGACCTGCTCGTGACGGTGATCGAGCAGAAGGCGAAAGCGGTCGCTCATGCGTTTGAAGACACCTTCCTCTACGGCGACAGCACGGTGAACAGCAAGCAGTTCGACGGGCTGCACAAGCTGACGCCGGCCGCGCAGCAGATCCATCAAGGCACGGGAACAACGCCGGCGGCGCTCTCGCTGGCGAACATGGACGCGCTTCTCGACCTGATCCGGCCGGGCAAGCCGGATCTCATCCTGATGAGCCGGCGGACGCGGCGGCTGATCAGCCAGTATGCCCGCGCAGCCAATTCGCCGTTTGTCGTCAGCTACTCGGCGTTCGGCGAGAGCATCGCCTCGTACAACGGCGTGCCGATCTTCGTCTCCGATTTTCTGACCGACACCGAAGCGATTACGGGCGGCAGCTACAGCGCAAAGACGGGCGGCGCGTCGAGTTCGGTCTTTGCCCTGAAGTTCGGCGAGGACGCGCTTGCCGGGCTGGAGGGGAGCGACGGGATTGTTGTCGAGGATATCGGGCATTTGGAGAGCAAGGACGCCCGCCGCTTCCGGGTGAAGTGGTACTGCGCGGTGGCGGCGTTCAGCACGCTCTGTCTCGCCAAGATCGACGGCATCTCAGGCGCAGCGGTGGTCGCCTAG